From the genome of Procambarus clarkii isolate CNS0578487 chromosome 83, FALCON_Pclarkii_2.0, whole genome shotgun sequence, one region includes:
- the LOC138358359 gene encoding soluble scavenger receptor cysteine-rich domain-containing protein SSC5D-like — MNAKERLGAQGWRSEVKNRKFGKGDKEQRMKGGNKNMKWKKKKCCHITLPHLTLLGVATSHCLTPRCQVVPHHPASPHVARGCHITLPHLTLSGVATSPCLTPRYQVLPHHTASPHVARGCHITLPHPTLPGVATSHCLTLRCQVLPHHPVSPHVARCCHITLPHLTLPGVATSPCLTPRYQLLPHHTASPYVVRCCHNTLPHLTLLGVATSHCFTLRCQVLPHHTASPHVTSCCHITPPHPTLPVVATSHRLTPRYQLLPHHTASPHVTSCCHITPPHPTLPVVATSPCLTPRCQVLPHHPASPHVVRCCHITLPHLTLPGVATSPCLTPRCQVLPHHTASPLVARCCHITLPHPTLPGVATSPCLTPRCQVLPHHPASPHVARCCHITLPHPTLPGVATSPCLTPRCQVLPHHPASPQVL, encoded by the exons ATGAATGCAAAAGAAAGGCTGGGGGCGCAAGGCTGGAGAAGTGAAGTCAAGAACAGGAAATTCGGTAAAGGAGATAAGGAGCAGAGAATGAAGGGAGGAAATAAGAATATGAAGTGGAAGAAGAAGAA GTGTTGCCACATCACACTGCCTCACCTTACGTTGTTAGGTGTTGCCACATCACACTGCCTCACCCCACGTTGCCAGGTGGTGCCTCatcaccctgcctcaccccacgTTGCCAGGGGTTGCCACATCACACTGCCTCACCTTACGTTGTCAGGTGTTGCCACATCACCCTGTCTCACCCCACGTTACCAGGTGTTGCCACATCACACTGCCTCACCCCACGTTGCCAGGGGTTGCCACATCACACTGCCTCACCCCACGTTGCCAGGTGTTGCCACATCACACTGCCTCACCTTACGTTGTCAGGTGTTGCCACATCACCCTGTCTCACCCCACGTTGCCAGGTGTTGCCACATCACACTGCCTCACCTTACGTTGCCAGGTGTTGCCACATCACCCTGTCTCACCCCACGTTACCAGTTGTTGCCACATCACACTGCCTCACCTTACGTTGTCAGGTGTTGCCACAACACACTGCCTCACCTTACGTTGTTAGGTGTTGCCACATCACACTGCTTCACCTTACGTTGCCAGGTGTTGCCACATCACACCGCCTCACCCCACGTTACCAGTTGTTGCCACATCACACCGCCTCACCCCACGTTACCAGTTGTTGCCACATCACACCGCCTCACCCCACGTTACCAGTTGTTGCCACATCACACCGCCTCACCCCACGTTACCAGTTGTTGCCACATCACACCGCCTCACCCCACGTTACCAGTTGTTGCCACatcaccctgcctcaccccacgTTGTCAGGTGTTGCCACatcaccctgcctcaccccacgTTGTCAGGTGTTGCCACATCACACTGCCTCACCTTACGTTGCCAGGTGTTGCCACatcaccctgcctcaccccacgTTGTCAGGTGTTGCCACATCACACTGCCTCACCCCTCGTTGCCAGGTGTTGCCACatcaccctgcctcaccccacgTTGCCAGGTGTTGCCACatcaccctgcctcaccccacgTTGTCAGGTGTTGCCACatcaccctgcctcaccccacgTTGCCAGGTGTTGCCACatcaccctgcctcaccccacgTTGCCAGGTGTTGCCACatcaccctgcctcaccccacgTTGTCAGGTGTTGCCACatcaccctgcctcaccccaagTGCTataa